The following proteins come from a genomic window of Streptomyces liliiviolaceus:
- a CDS encoding heme-degrading domain-containing protein produces the protein MSTPTPSTPSPAPTVAELEEQERSLTLPRFTHDDAWTLGSLLVELARERGAPVAIDIRRGGQQLFHAALPGSTQDNDAWIDRKRRVVERYAASSLLVGTRFRAKNTTFEDSSRLDPDTYAAHGGAFPITVKDTGVIGTVVVSGLPQLEDHAMVVEALTRFLTE, from the coding sequence GTGAGCACTCCCACGCCCTCCACGCCCTCGCCGGCGCCGACCGTCGCCGAGTTGGAGGAGCAGGAGCGAAGCCTGACGCTCCCCCGCTTCACCCACGACGACGCGTGGACCCTCGGCTCGCTCCTCGTCGAGCTGGCCCGCGAGCGCGGCGCGCCCGTCGCCATCGACATCCGCCGCGGCGGCCAGCAGCTCTTCCACGCCGCGCTCCCCGGCTCGACCCAGGACAACGACGCCTGGATCGACCGCAAGCGCCGGGTCGTCGAACGCTACGCCGCCTCGTCCCTCCTGGTCGGCACCCGCTTCCGCGCCAAGAACACGACGTTCGAGGACTCCTCCCGCCTGGACCCCGACACGTACGCGGCCCACGGTGGAGCGTTCCCGATCACGGTCAAGGACACAGGCGTGATCGGCACGGTGGTGGTCTCGGGCCTCCCCCAACTGGAGGACCACGCCATGGTGGTGGAAGCCCTGACACGCTTCCTGACCGAGTAA
- a CDS encoding Gfo/Idh/MocA family oxidoreductase, producing the protein MTGTGADTSLRPDSRREGPFRVGLVGYGLAGSVFHAPLIAATEGLVLDTVVTGNPDRQAQARDEFPGVRFATSPDELWQRADELDLIVIASPNKTHVPIARAALEAGLPVVVDKPIAGAAAEARELAALADERGLLLSVFQNRRWDNDFLTLRKLIVDGELGDVYRFESRFERWRPELKGGWRESGDPAEIGGLLYDLGSHVVDQALVLFGPAATVYAESDVRRAGAEADDDTFIAITHTNGVRSHLYASATTAQLGPRFRTLGSKAGYVKYGLDPQEATLRDGGRPVAGGEKEWGVEPEQLWGRVGSGESPLTGGGTPVPTVPGAYPAYYAAVAEALRGTGENPVTALEAAAALDVLEAAYRSAHENVTVTL; encoded by the coding sequence ATGACTGGCACAGGTGCTGACACCTCTCTCCGCCCGGACTCCCGCCGCGAAGGCCCCTTCCGCGTGGGTCTCGTCGGCTACGGCCTCGCGGGCTCCGTCTTCCACGCGCCGCTGATCGCCGCCACCGAGGGCCTCGTCCTCGACACGGTCGTCACGGGGAACCCGGACCGGCAGGCACAGGCGCGGGACGAGTTCCCCGGCGTGCGGTTCGCGACGTCCCCCGACGAGCTCTGGCAGCGCGCGGACGAGCTGGACCTGATCGTCATCGCGTCCCCGAACAAGACGCACGTCCCGATCGCCAGGGCGGCCCTCGAAGCGGGCCTGCCGGTGGTCGTCGACAAGCCGATCGCGGGCGCGGCGGCCGAGGCCCGCGAGCTGGCCGCCCTCGCCGACGAACGCGGCCTGCTGCTCTCCGTCTTCCAGAACCGCCGCTGGGACAACGACTTCCTGACGCTCCGGAAGCTGATCGTCGACGGCGAACTCGGCGACGTGTACCGCTTCGAGTCCCGCTTCGAGCGCTGGCGCCCCGAACTCAAGGGCGGCTGGCGCGAGTCCGGCGACCCAGCAGAGATCGGAGGTCTGCTGTACGACCTCGGCAGCCACGTGGTCGACCAGGCGCTCGTCCTCTTCGGCCCCGCGGCCACCGTGTACGCGGAGTCGGACGTCCGCCGCGCCGGCGCCGAGGCCGACGACGACACGTTCATCGCGATCACGCACACGAACGGCGTCCGCTCCCACCTCTACGCCTCCGCGACGACGGCCCAACTCGGCCCGCGCTTCCGGACGCTGGGCTCGAAGGCCGGTTACGTGAAGTACGGCCTCGACCCCCAGGAGGCCACCCTGCGCGACGGCGGACGCCCGGTCGCGGGCGGCGAGAAGGAGTGGGGCGTGGAGCCGGAGCAGCTGTGGGGCCGCGTCGGCTCCGGAGAGTCCCCGCTGACCGGCGGCGGCACCCCGGTCCCGACCGTGCCGGGCGCGTACCCCGCGTACTACGCGGCGGTCGCCGAGGCCCTGCGCGGCACAGGCGAGAACCCGGTCACCGCGCTGGAGGCGGCCGCGGCCCTGGACGTCCTGGAGGCCGCGTACCGCTCGGCCCACGAGAACGTGACGGTGACCCTGTGA
- a CDS encoding ROK family transcriptional regulator: protein MGWGTRRAHPRGAERDAANRVKECRVAGIRAAGPGGAVSGVNLLSLRSHNAALLLDLLRGAGRAGMSRLELAERTGLTPQAVSKITARLREDGLIAEAGRQASTGGKPRTALRLVPQAGHAVGLQVDRDELRAVLVDLTGEVVAERRAALDLGAGAEAVLDVVVDEAQVLVEGPSGAAVLGVGVAMPGPLDHTHGVLHRVTGFPEWDGFPLRDALARRLGVPVVLDKDTNAAALGLAVGGEVGAFAYLHLGTGLGAGLVLGGAVHRGARTGAGEFGHQVVQLDGPPCPCGNRGCVEALCLAAVARGDIDGAARVLGEGAANLVGLLDIDLVLLGGRTVTAEPERFVRGVGAVLDTRARREGASSPVPVRIAPGGARAVAEGAAQLLLAPLFGRTQD from the coding sequence ATGGGGTGGGGGACGCGACGGGCGCACCCGCGCGGGGCGGAACGGGACGCGGCGAACAGGGTGAAGGAGTGCCGAGTGGCTGGGATCAGGGCCGCGGGACCGGGCGGTGCGGTCAGCGGGGTGAATCTGCTCTCGCTGCGCAGCCACAACGCCGCGCTGCTGCTCGACCTGCTGCGCGGGGCCGGGCGGGCCGGGATGAGCCGTCTCGAACTCGCCGAGCGCACCGGGCTGACCCCGCAGGCCGTCAGCAAGATCACCGCCCGGTTGCGCGAGGACGGTCTGATCGCCGAGGCGGGCCGGCAGGCCTCCACCGGCGGCAAGCCCCGTACCGCGCTGCGGCTGGTGCCTCAGGCCGGGCACGCGGTGGGACTCCAGGTCGACCGCGACGAACTGCGCGCCGTCCTCGTCGACCTCACGGGCGAGGTGGTGGCCGAGCGCCGGGCCGCACTCGACCTCGGAGCCGGCGCGGAGGCCGTGCTGGACGTGGTCGTGGACGAGGCCCAGGTGCTGGTGGAAGGGCCATCCGGAGCCGCCGTCCTCGGGGTCGGCGTCGCCATGCCGGGGCCGCTCGACCACACGCACGGCGTGCTGCACCGGGTGACCGGGTTCCCCGAGTGGGACGGGTTCCCGCTGCGGGACGCCCTGGCGCGGCGGCTGGGGGTGCCCGTGGTGCTGGACAAGGACACGAACGCTGCGGCGCTCGGACTGGCCGTCGGCGGCGAGGTCGGAGCTTTCGCGTATCTGCATCTCGGTACGGGTCTTGGGGCCGGGCTCGTCCTGGGCGGGGCCGTGCACCGCGGGGCCCGTACGGGGGCGGGGGAGTTCGGGCATCAGGTCGTCCAGCTGGACGGACCGCCCTGCCCGTGCGGCAACCGGGGCTGTGTCGAGGCGCTCTGCCTCGCGGCGGTGGCCCGGGGCGACATCGACGGGGCGGCCCGTGTCCTCGGCGAGGGCGCCGCGAACCTCGTCGGGCTGCTCGACATCGACCTCGTCCTGCTCGGCGGCCGTACGGTCACCGCGGAGCCCGAACGCTTCGTACGCGGTGTCGGCGCCGTCCTGGACACCCGCGCCCGGCGCGAGGGCGCGAGCAGCCCCGTACCGGTGCGGATCGCGCCCGGCGGCGCGCGGGCGGTCGCGGAGGGGGCGGCGCAACTGCTGCTGGCCCCGCTGTTCGGACGGACACAGGACTGA
- a CDS encoding HAD-IIA family hydrolase yields the protein MAERKPIESWLTDMDGVLIHEGVPIPGADAFIRKLRDSGKPFLVLTNNSIYTARDLHARLRRMGLDVPVENIWTSALATAQFLEDQRPEGSAYVIGEAGLTTALHDIGYVLTDHDPDYVVLGETRTYSFEAMTKAVRLINDGARFIATNPDETGPSAEGALPATGAVAALITKATGKQPYFAGKPNPLMMRTGLNTIGAHSETSAMIGDRMDTDVLAGLEAGMETFLVLTGLTTKAEIEKYPYRPSTIVDSIADLVDRV from the coding sequence ATGGCAGAGCGCAAGCCCATCGAATCGTGGCTCACCGACATGGACGGGGTGCTCATCCACGAGGGCGTGCCCATCCCCGGCGCCGACGCGTTCATAAGGAAGCTCAGGGACTCCGGGAAGCCCTTCCTGGTCCTCACCAACAACTCCATCTACACGGCCCGCGACCTGCACGCCCGGCTGCGGCGGATGGGCCTGGACGTGCCCGTCGAGAACATCTGGACGTCCGCCCTGGCCACCGCGCAGTTCCTGGAGGACCAGCGCCCCGAGGGCTCCGCGTACGTCATCGGCGAGGCCGGTCTGACCACCGCGCTGCACGACATCGGGTACGTGCTGACCGACCACGACCCCGACTACGTGGTCCTCGGCGAGACCCGTACGTATTCCTTCGAGGCGATGACCAAGGCGGTGCGGCTGATCAACGACGGCGCCCGTTTCATCGCCACGAACCCCGACGAGACCGGCCCCTCCGCCGAGGGCGCGCTGCCCGCCACCGGCGCGGTCGCCGCGCTGATCACCAAGGCGACCGGCAAGCAGCCGTACTTCGCGGGCAAGCCGAACCCGCTGATGATGCGGACCGGGCTCAACACCATCGGCGCGCACTCCGAGACCAGCGCGATGATCGGCGACCGCATGGACACCGACGTGCTGGCCGGTCTGGAGGCGGGCATGGAGACCTTCCTCGTCCTCACCGGCCTCACCACGAAGGCCGAGATCGAGAAGTACCCGTACCGGCCGTCCACGATCGTCGACTCCATCGCGGACCTCGTCGACCGCGTCTGA
- a CDS encoding class F sortase — translation MSPRTHTEHREHPGGGRLLMGVAWALLLLGLWLWGREVTDVRQGISAPTTGDMAAVGRPLGAELPPAARPLGDARPQRVDVPALGVRAPVVSRGLDADGAVDPPPYGRPGTVGWYADGVRPGAAGTALLVGHVDTETRPAVFYHLSEIRPGAVVRVVRDDGTVAEFTVEDVQVFTRDRFDARKAYGVRQTGRAELRLITCGGSFDRESRTYTANVVVSAYLSGTRHG, via the coding sequence ATGTCACCACGCACACACACGGAACACCGGGAACACCCGGGCGGCGGCCGGCTCCTGATGGGGGTCGCCTGGGCACTGCTGCTGCTCGGACTGTGGCTGTGGGGCCGCGAGGTCACCGACGTACGGCAGGGGATCTCCGCGCCGACCACCGGTGACATGGCGGCGGTCGGCCGCCCGCTCGGCGCCGAACTGCCGCCCGCGGCACGGCCGCTGGGCGACGCGCGCCCCCAGCGCGTGGACGTGCCCGCACTGGGCGTACGGGCACCCGTGGTGAGCCGCGGCCTCGACGCGGACGGGGCGGTCGATCCGCCGCCGTACGGACGGCCCGGGACGGTCGGCTGGTACGCGGACGGGGTGCGGCCCGGGGCGGCCGGGACCGCGCTGCTCGTCGGGCACGTGGACACCGAGACCCGGCCCGCGGTCTTCTACCACCTCAGCGAGATACGGCCGGGCGCGGTGGTTCGGGTGGTCCGGGACGACGGCACGGTCGCCGAGTTCACCGTCGAGGACGTACAGGTCTTCACCCGCGACCGCTTCGACGCCCGGAAGGCGTACGGGGTCCGGCAGACCGGCCGCGCCGAGCTGCGGCTCATCACCTGCGGCGGCTCCTTCGACCGCGAGAGCCGCACCTACACGGCGAACGTGGTCGTCTCCGCGTACCTCAGCGGGACCCGGCACGGATGA
- a CDS encoding glycoside hydrolase family 6 protein, translating to MYGSRGAGARASVAVAGAVLLLGACSSSGDDGDKDKSGAKVSQQPKEKDPFWVNPDGNAAEQVATYVKDGKDENAELIRTIAEQPTGQWLTPENAGQEARGFTEAAAKADRDALLVVYNIPHRDCGQFSSGGAADGNAYRTFIDQVAGGIGDRAATVILEPDAVLHMVDGCTPDEFHEERYDLLRGAVEKFKSLKNTKVYLDAGNAGWGKPDDIAEPLKLAGVENADGFAVNVSNFYKTPDSTKYGKELSSKVGGKPFVIDTSRNGNGPYTDGDPEENWCNPPGRALGETPTTDTGDDLVDAYLWVKRPGESDGTCKDGPKAGQWWPEYALKLAKASKQ from the coding sequence ATGTACGGGAGCAGGGGGGCCGGGGCAAGGGCGTCCGTGGCGGTCGCCGGAGCTGTGCTGCTGCTCGGGGCGTGTTCGTCCTCGGGCGACGACGGCGACAAGGACAAGTCGGGCGCCAAGGTGAGCCAGCAGCCCAAGGAGAAGGACCCGTTCTGGGTCAACCCGGACGGGAACGCGGCCGAACAGGTCGCCACCTACGTGAAGGACGGCAAGGACGAGAACGCCGAACTGATCCGTACGATCGCCGAGCAGCCCACCGGGCAGTGGCTGACCCCGGAGAACGCCGGGCAGGAGGCACGCGGCTTCACCGAGGCCGCGGCGAAGGCCGACCGGGACGCGCTGCTCGTCGTCTACAACATCCCGCACCGCGACTGCGGCCAGTTCTCCAGCGGCGGCGCCGCCGACGGCAACGCGTACCGGACCTTCATCGACCAGGTCGCGGGGGGCATCGGCGACCGGGCGGCCACCGTGATCCTGGAGCCGGACGCCGTGCTGCACATGGTGGACGGCTGCACCCCGGACGAGTTCCACGAGGAGCGCTACGACCTGCTGCGGGGCGCGGTGGAGAAGTTCAAGTCGCTGAAGAACACGAAGGTCTACCTGGACGCGGGCAACGCGGGCTGGGGCAAGCCCGACGACATCGCCGAACCGCTGAAACTGGCGGGCGTCGAGAACGCCGACGGGTTCGCGGTCAACGTCTCCAACTTCTACAAGACGCCCGACAGTACGAAGTACGGCAAGGAACTGTCGTCGAAGGTCGGCGGCAAACCGTTCGTGATCGACACCAGCCGCAACGGCAACGGCCCCTACACGGACGGCGACCCGGAGGAGAACTGGTGCAACCCGCCCGGGCGCGCACTGGGCGAGACACCCACCACGGACACCGGTGACGACCTCGTCGACGCCTATCTGTGGGTCAAGCGGCCCGGCGAGTCCGAC